In Leopardus geoffroyi isolate Oge1 chromosome D1, O.geoffroyi_Oge1_pat1.0, whole genome shotgun sequence, a single window of DNA contains:
- the LOC123600432 gene encoding olfactory receptor 51G2-like codes for MSGKACTSGIILPTNSTTSRVSTFVVTGIPGLEAVHIWISIPFCAMFFITLVSNMTIMTVICKDQTLHVPMYLFLAMLAVSDLGLSLFTFPTMLGIFWLDARELTFSACFTQMFFIHTFQDFESAIILAMAFDRYVAISRPLRYSSILTNGVISRIGLAIIVRTFTVQVPLPILLRTLCFCDSNVLSHSYCLHPDIIKLSCSNTRINSIFGLFVVLSTMGLDFLFILFSYVLILKTVLSIASYGGRLKALNTCISHICAVILFFTPMICLSILHRFGPKLPSCIYVTMANMHFLIPPVMNPVVYVVKTKQIRDKIQKLFTKRRPGESQVTFIT; via the exons ATGTCAG GAAAGGCATGCACCTCTGGCATTATATTGCCCACCAATAGCACCACATCCAGAGTCTCCACCTTTGTGGTGACAGGCATACCTGGGCTGGAGGCTGTGCACATCTGGATCTCCATACCCTTCTGTGCCATGTTCTTCATTACCTTGGTGAGCAACATGACCATCATGACAGTCATCTGCAAGGACCAGACCCTCCACGTGCCTATGTATCTCTTCCTGGCCATGCTAGCTGTCTCTGATCTGGGTCTGTCCCTCTTCACTTTCCCCACAATGCTGGGGATCTTCTGGCTGGATGCTCGAGAGCTCACCTTCTCTGCTTGCTTCACCCAAATGTTTTTTATTCACACCTTCCAGGATTTTGAGTCAGCTATCATACTGGCAATGGCCtttgaccgctatgtggccatttCTCGTCCATTGCGCTATTCTTCCATTCTCACCAACGGTGTAATTTCCAGGATAGGTTTGGCCATTATAGTGCGAACATTCACTGTGCAGGTGCCTCTCCCCATCCTCTTGAGGACGCTGTGCTTCTGTGATTCCAATGTACTATCTCATTCCTACTGCTTGCATCCTGATATCATAAAGCTCTCTTGTTCCAACACCAGGATCAATAGCATCTTTGGACTGTTTGTGGTGCTATCCACTATGGGACTtgattttctcttcatcctctttTCATATGTCCTGATACTGAAAACTGTACTGAGCATTGCATCCTATGGTGGCCGTCTCAAGGCTCTCAACACTTGCATTTCCCACATCTGTGCTGTGATTCTCTTTTTCACACCCATGATCTGCCTGTCCATACTGCACCGCTTCGGCCCCAAACTTCCCTCATGTATCTACGTGACCATGGCTaacatgcattttctcattccCCCTGTGATGAACCCTGTTGTGTATGTAGTGAAAACCAAGCAGATACGAGATAAAATTCAGAAACTCTTCACCAAAAGAAGACCAGGAGAATCCCAAGTCACATTTATAACATAA